The Stigmatella ashevillena genomic sequence CGCGTACTGGGCATCCTGGGGCTGCCCCAGCAGGCCCCCGGCGATGAAGCCTCCTGCCTGGGGCGGCGCGATGATGACCTGAATCTTGTCGGACAGCTTGTCCGCGAGGGTCTTCTGGATGAGCAGCGGGTTGCGGCTGATGAGCTCCGCATCCCGAGCGAGCTGCTCGGAGGCGGCCTTGCCCGTCACCTCCACCCGGTAGGCATCGGACTCGGCCAGCTTGCGGCGGGCATCCGCCTCGCCCTGGGCCTCGATTCGGCGGGCGTCCGCCTCGGCGCTCGCCTGGGTGAGCCGGCTCACCTTCGAGGCCTCTGCCTCCAACCGCCGCTGTTCGATCTCCTTCTCCTTGAAGGGCAGGACGTGGCGCATCGCCTCCGCCTTGGCCTTGGCGGCGATGATCTCCTCGCTGCCCGCGGCCTCCGCGTTCTTCTCGCGGCGCACCTTCTCCGCCTCCGCGCTCAACTCGGACTCCTTGACCTGCTTGGACTTGAGCTCCAGCGTGTAGCGCATCTTCTCCGCGCTCAGCTCCTCGGCCAGCAGCGCCTCCACCCCGGCGCGGTACTGCTGCGGCAGATCCACATTGCCCAGGGTGACCGAGCGCAGCACCACGCCATCCTCCCGCAGCAGAGGGGTGATCTCCGCGGCGATGTCCTTCTGGATCTGCGCCCGGTGCGTGGCGAAGATTTCCCGGACCGTGTGCTGGGCGAAGTGCCGGCGCAGCACGCCATCGACGGAGGGCTCCACGATTTCACGGCCCACATCCGCCGGGAGCCGCTGGGCCAATTCGGGGATGCGCGCCGGGTCCAATGAATAGCGCAGCGTCACCTCGATGCCGATGGACAGCCCCTCCGCCGCCTGGAAGGGCGCGGGGCCATCGGCGCGCAGGCTCCGCTCGGTCCGGTAGACCTGGTCCTTCAGGCTGTAGAGGTAGAGGCGGTGCACGTGGGGCACCCTCAGGACCCACCCCTCCCGCACCTCGGAGGAGCCGCCCGTGAGCAGGTTCACCCGGATGCCCACCTGCGCGGGCTCAATCACTTGAACCGGGGGATGGGACACCAGCGTCGTCCCCAAGACCACCACCGCACTGGTCACCCCCATGCCGACGGTGAGCCACCGGCCCTGACGCGTCAGCAGGAGCCAGCGCACGCTGGCCACGGCCGCGGCCACCAACGACACCACCGCCGCTTGCACCGCGGCGCCCCCCACACCCAACACTTCCTTCAGCTTCTCTTGGACGTTCATGACGATGCTCCCTTGCCAGGAGGGCAATGCAGGAAGGGGGCCTACGTCCGCGGGCCGTCAGCGCCTTCGGGGAGCTTCCCGCGCCCGTGGCCCCACGGACTCACGGTGCGGCTGGAGGCCCCCGGAAGCGCTCCACAGATGCGTCCCGCGGTCCACGGCCCGCGCTATGCTGGGGCGCACCTTCATGGACTATGAGCTGCTGAAGTGTCCGGGCTGTGGCGCGAAGTTCCCGCCGCCCGCTTATCTCTGGGGCGCGCTCACGTGCGAGTACTGCGGCGCCACGGCCGTGGCCGCCACCGGAGGCTGGCCCCTCGCGCCGCCTCCGCGCCCCGAGCCCCCCTTCGCGCCCCACCTGCCCCGCGCCACCGTGGCGGGGGTCCGCTACGCCGTTCTCGGGCGCCTGGGGCAGGGAGATGGCAGCGAGGTGTTCCTCGCCCGCCGGGACGCGCGGCTCAGCGAGCGGGTGGTGCTCAAGGTGGCCCGGGCCCAGGAAGACGCCCACCTCGTCGCCCGCGAGTTCGAGGTGGTGGGCGAGCTGCTCGCCAGCAAGGCCCAGGGCGCCGAGCACTTCAGCCGGCTCCTGCCCCAGCCCGTGGCGCAAGGGCCCGTGAAGGACCCCGAGGGCACCCCGCGGGCGGCGGCGGTGTACCGCTGGCGGAGCGGCTTCCAGCACACCTTCTCCGAGGTCCTCGACGCGTACCCCACGGGCGTGGACCCCCGGGCGGCCGTGTGGATGTGGAAGCGCGTGCTCGAGCTGCTCGCGTTCGTCCACGGCAGCGGGTACGTGCACGGGGCCGTGCTGCCGCCCCACCTGCTCGTGCACCCCCGGGACCATGGGGTGGTACTGGTGGGCTGGTCGAGCGCCCTGCGCTTCGCCTCCCGGCAGCCCCTGCCCGCCCGGAGCCAGCGGCACCGGCCCTTCTACCCTCCGGACATTTGGAACGGAGCGCCACCCACCCCCGCCACGGACCTGGCCATGAGCGCGCGCTCGCTCGTGGCCGTGCTCGGGGGCGAGCCGGAGACGGGAAGGGTTCCCCTGTCCGTGCCCCCGCCGCTCGCGGACCTGCTGAAGTGCCAGGTGAATCCGGACCACCGGGAAGCCCTGGACGATTCCTGGAAACTGAGAGACCGCCTCGACGCCGCCGCGAAGGACGCCTTTGGCCCTCCGCGGTACACCCCCTTCACCCTGCCCGGATGGGGCTGAGCGCCCGCACCAATAAAGGATTGAGACGCCATGGGACACGGAAGCTACAGCTACGAGGCACACGAGGCGATGACCCGGGCCCGCTCGGACCGGCCCGTCCAGGAGGTCTTCACCCAGGTCCACTGCCACCCGTTGATGGACCCGCGCGGGGTGAAGATCCGCGAGAGCCGGGACAGCCCCGCCCACCCCCGCTCCCTGGGCATCGTGTTCGCGCTCGACGTCACCGGTTCCATGGGCGCCATCCCGGACCTGCTGGCGCGCCAGTACCTGCCCACCTTCATGAAGACGCTGCTGGACTCCGGGGTGCAGGATCCCCAGGTGCTCTTCATGGCCGTGGGAGATGCCAACCATGACCGCGCCCCCTTGCAGGTGGGACAGTTCGAGTCCGCCGAGCGCCAGATGGACCAGTGGCTCACCTGGACCTATCTGGAAGGCGGCGGCGGGGAGTTCGGCGTCGAGTCCTACGAGCTGGGCATGTACTTCGCCGCCCGCCACACCCAGATGGACTGCTGGGCCAAGCGCCAGCACCGGGGCTACTTCTTCATGACGGGGGACGAGCGGCCCTACCCGTACGTCTCCCGCAAGCAGATCGGCGAGCTCATCGGCGCGCCGCTGGAGAAGGACCTTCCCACCGAGCAGGTGGTGGACGAGTTGCAGCGCACCTTCGAGCCGTTCTTCCTCATCCCGGACCTCGACCGGCTGCGCCACTGCGAGCGCGCATGGAGGGATCTGCTCGGCGACCGGGTCATCAGCATGGAGAACCCAGTAGACACCGTGGCCGTGGCCGCGGGGCTGGTGGGCCTGTGCGAGGGCGTCTTCCCGGATCTCGACGCGCTCGTCCGGCGGCTGGAGAAGGAGAACATGCCGCGGCAACGGCTGGGGGCGGTGGTGCGCTCGCTCACCCCGTTCGCGGCCCTCCTGGAGCGGGATGGTGTCCCCAAGCCCCGGCTCAGCGGGAGCGCGGACCTGCCCACCGGCGAGGGCTCCTCGGGTTACGGCCGCCGCTGAGGGCTCCCATGTCCGTGCGCCGTGAGGCCCATGCTGTCGTGGATCTCGGCTTTGGCGATGCCGGCAAGGGGACCCTCACCGAGTGGTTGGTGCGGCGGCATGGGGCGCGGTTGGTGGTCCGCTTCAACGGGGGCGCGCAGGCGGGCCACAACGTCGTCACCGAGGAGGGACGGCACCACACCTTCTCCCAGTTCGGCGCCGGCAGCTTCGTGCCCGGGGTGTGGACCCACCTGGCGCGCACCACCGTCTTTCATCCGCTCGCGATGCTCGTGGAGGCGCGGTACCTGGCACGGCAAGGCGTCACGGACGTGCTCGGCCGCACGACGGTGAGCGAGGGTGCACGGCTCATCACCCCCTTCCACCAAGCGGCGGGACGGATTCGCGAGTTGGCCCGCGGCGAGGGACGCCATGGCACGTGCGGCGTGGGCGTCGGAGAGACGGTGCGGGATGCTCTGACCCACCCCACCGGCGCGCTCCACGCGGCGGACCTCCTCCACCCCGAGCGGCTCCTGCGCAAGGCCCGCCAAGCCCAGGAGCGACTTCGCGCGGAACTCGCCGAGGCGCTGCGCGCGGCGAAGGCCTCTCCCCAGGCCGAGCCTGAACGCTCCTTGATGGAGGACCCCGGCATCGCCTCACGTTGGGCCGAAGCCGTGACGGCGCTCCAGCCGGAACAGCGCGTGGTGGAGGACGCCTGGCTGGGCACCCGCCTCCAGGAGGGCACCACCGTGTTCGAGGGCGCCCAGGGCGTACTCCTGGACGAGAACTGGGGCTTCCATCCCCATACGACGTGGAGCACCTGCACCTTCGACAACGTCCTCGCGCTGCTGCGTGAGCATGGATTCGATGGGCCAGTACACCGGCTGGGCGTGCTGCGCGCCTACACCCCGCGCCACGGAGAAGGCCCGCTGCCCACCGAGAATGCCGCCCTCGCATCGGCTCTGCCCGAGCCCCACAACAGCGCCGCGGGATGGCAAGGCCACTTCCGGGTGGGCAGCTTCGACGCGGTGCTGGCACGCTACGCTCTGGCCGCCTGTGGGGGCGTGGATGCCCTGGCGGTGACGCACCTGGACCGACTGTCAGAGCGCTGGCCGGTGTGCACGGCCTATCGCGCGCCTCTGGGCTGCGACGGAGGGAGCTTCCTCCGGGAACCGAGCGATTCCCCGCGCGTGACCGCACTGCGTCTTGGCCACCCAGGAGATCTCGCCTACCAGGAGCAGCTCACACGGGGATTGCTCCAGTGCGAGCCTTGGCCAGAAGTGCTCGAACTTGGGGAAGATGCCGAAGCGCGAGCCGCGCGGTTCGTATCCTGGATTGAAACTACTCTGAGAGTGCCCGTGAAGGTGACGTCCCATGGGCCCACTTCCCTGAATAAGCGCTCCAGAGATTGACAGACTTCCCATGTCATCAGTGAAACGTCGGTACGCATTGGGATTGGCAGGAGCTTCTCTTTTCATATTGATGGAATGGCTCTCTTTTCCATTCCTGCTAAGCGGTGCAAGCACCTTCGTCCAGTACGCCTTTATGGCTGGAACGTGGCCCTGCTTCTCTTCAATTGGCTGTGCTACGGGCTCTTGGGTTTCCTCGCCGGGCTCAAACTCGGCGGCGCCCTTTGGAAGGAGCAGTAGGCCACACGCCACCGATGGTCGTGATGGCCTTCACCTCGTCGGATGACGGGCGTCTGGCTCATGTCGAAACCTTTACACTGTCAAACAAACTCTCGGGTTCCCCGACCCTGCTCGTGACGCGGAGATGCTGTCACGTTCCCGGCGCACCAGCACGGGAGGGTGGATTGTCCAGCTCACGAATGCGCCGCTCACGCTTGAGGCCCCCTCGCACATCGAGGCGCTGCTCCGCGCATATGCGCGCTTCCCAGAGATTGGCGGGCGCGTCACCCATCGCTGATGTGCTTGGAGTTTGGGCAACTTCTGGAGCATCGCAGTGGCAGCAAGACAAGATGAGACGACCCAAACAGGCATACTGACGGGGTGTCGACCAGATCACCACAACGTCAGCCTGCCGTCTGACTTGGCGACAGCCTTTTTCCACTCAATATTGACTGACCCAACACAGATCCTTATTAGGAGGTCCACATGAGATGGCATTGGGGAACGCTTGTCGTCGGTGCGATACTGAGCCTCGGAAGCAGCCCCGCCTGGGGTAGCGATGCACTCTCCTTGGCCAAGAAAGAACTACCAACTGAAATTCCTCCCATCCATGAATACAAAAATTTAGATTCAGTACAGAATCAAAATTCTGAATTCTCTTCATCAAGTGGGTGCCCTGCTTCAGGAATCGTCGGCTTTAGTGTGGTGGGGTCAGGCCATGTCTCAAGTGGAGAGCCAACACTGCTCGGCTATTCAGGAACCTACCAGAACGTGGGAGGAGGCTGGATCCAAGGAGGAGGAACATTCATTGCGCCTTGCCCAGGCCTGTACTCCTTCTCGGTCTCCTTCGTGAAGGATGCTTATTACTCTGCCGGGACTACGGACGATGTATTTGTCCATATCAAGCAAAACGGGATTGATAAGGGGTATGCTTGGAGCGGCGAGGGGGCAGGATACCGTGACACTGGGGCCTATAGCGTCGTCCTTCTTCTTCAGGACGGAGATTATATTCAAACATTTGTCAGCAGCGATGGCAGCTCGACTCGTCACCTGGCGAGGTATAATTTCACAGGCCACCTAGTAAAATCGTCGTCGCTCAAGGCGAATTGCCGGGAGATTCTTGAGGGTGGCTTGTCTAAAGGCAGCGGCTTATACCAAGTCGATTTCGATGATGCTGCTCCTCTGAGCCCTTCCTGGGTCTACTGCGATATGACGACTGATGGAGGTGGCTGGACACTGGTGATGAATCAGAACCCAGCCGAGCGGTTGCCCTATAATTTCTCTACTGTCAATCCTCAGAACTTTGGCAGTTTGACCGAGACGTACCGATTGGGTAGCAGCGCCATCAGGGCCTTGCGACCAACGACTGCCTGGGTTTTGACTGACGATTCGAATCGAGTCTACTTCCAGCCCACCTGCATGGTGGAGTGGGAGACCAGTCTCCTTAACAAGCCCATTGGTCCTTGCAACCAGGGCTTCACGTCACTTGGCTTCTCGACTCCTGTATCTTCTGTGGTCACGGCCAATGGCAGCATGGGGATTGGCCAGAACAATTCCGGACAGTATTGTAGCATCCGAGCCTTCCTGTACAATCAGGAGCCAGATACAACAAGGTGGCCACCTGGAGCCGCGTTAAGCTGCGCAGGAACGACCAGCCAGACAATCCGGTTGTGGTTCAAGTAGTCCGTGAACATCCAGTGCGGAGCAGGGCACCGTGACTCCGTTGCGAGTGGCCTCCTCCGCGACTGCCGTGCTCCTCATCTTCATCTCTGGGAACTTGAACTTGGCGGGGGTCGGGAGGCTGCTGGACCGAGATTAAGGAGTCGCGCAAGAATAAGTTTTCAGGATAGGGATTGCTTTCCAGAGCGGCTGTTCTCGCCGAGGGCAAAATCTATTTCTGCGCGGCTCCTAAGAGCGACTCTCCCAAATAAGGCCTGGAGCCCACCCCTTTCAAGGTCGTTGATGAAGCAGGAAAAGCGAGGAGTGAACGCCCAGCGCGCAGCTGAGGGAATAGAAGGTTGCCGCCGTGAATCAAGAGGCGCCCCTTTTCCCGGAGATGTGCAGTGGCCTTCGATGCAATCCTTGGAGTGGGTCGACTCACTCTTCGAGGAGAACCGATCAGAAGAGGCTCAAGCCGCTGCGAGAGTTTCGCGGAGCCGCCTTGCCTGGGCACTCGCTGGGGGTGTACGCACCGGAACAGGGACTGGTGGAGGACAGGGTGTCCCGTGAGGACGCGCACGCCCAAGAGAGGACGTTGGTGGCCGCCGCGCTGGCGCATGCTCAGCAGGGGGACTTGTGGATAGCAGACAGGAACTTCTTCACCCCCCGGATTGTCTTTGGCTTGGAGGACCCACACGCCGCTTTCATTATCCGAGAGCACGGGCGCACTCGCAGCCCGACGCAGGTGAGCAAGCGCAAGAAGGTGGGCCGTGTGGAGACGGGTGTCGTCTTCGAGCAGGCAGTCCAGGTGGAGGACGACAAGGGACGCCTGCTCACGCTTCGTCGCATCGAACTTCGCTGGATGCTCCCATCGAGGAAGGGGAGCCCCTCATTCCGCCGAACAGGTGGCGTGCTTGTACCGCAAGCGCTGGAGCATCGAAGGCATGTCTCAGAGCCTTGAATCCGCTCTTCGCAGCGAGGTACGGACGCTGGGCCAGCTCAGAGTGGCACAGCTGGCTCTCGGTACCGCCGTGGTGGCTTACAACCTCTTGGCAGTCATCCAGGTGGCTATCGAGGTCGGGATGATGATTGCCCTGGTTGACGAGATTTGAGCAGCCTTTGACGAGCAGTCCCCTCTCCAACTCATGCGTATACGATTGATGTGCAGCCCAGCGGGCCCATCGCCTACGCCTATCATTTCACACTGGACTGAAGACAGGCTCGTCCGACGCCCAGGGCCGAGCGGGATGCGCCGGAGAACAAACCTCTCCCGTCATGCTGATTTGGCGCAACCTATCAGGTAGGATGTGGAGGCGGAAAGCCTCCTGCCTTCACCTCCAGGTGCCCCCTCCATGGACGCGCTGTCACCCGAAGCACTCCCCTCGGGGACCCTCATCGGTTCGTGGGTGGTAGAAGGATGCGCCGGTTACGGAACATATGGGGTGGTCTACCGCGCACATCGGGAAGGGCACACGGAGCCGGTGGCCCTCAAGTTGGCACGGCACCCGAACGATGAACGCTTCGCTCGTGAGGCGGAGCTGCTGACCCGGATTCAGCACCCGGGCGTCCCCCGCTTCCTGGACGGGGGAACCTGGACGGGGGGCCGCACGCGGGACAAGTACCCTTATCTGGTGATGCAGTGGGTGGAGGGTCTTCGGCTGTATGCCTGGGCGAACCAGCACCCGCTCGTGTCGCCCCAGGTGCCGCGGGTGCTGGCCCAGGTGGCCAGGGCCCTGGAAGCCACCCACGCGTGCCAGGGACTTCACCGCGACGTGAAGGGGGACAACATTCTGGTCACCCCCAGCGGCCGAGCC encodes the following:
- a CDS encoding adenylosuccinate synthetase; this translates as MSVRREAHAVVDLGFGDAGKGTLTEWLVRRHGARLVVRFNGGAQAGHNVVTEEGRHHTFSQFGAGSFVPGVWTHLARTTVFHPLAMLVEARYLARQGVTDVLGRTTVSEGARLITPFHQAAGRIRELARGEGRHGTCGVGVGETVRDALTHPTGALHAADLLHPERLLRKARQAQERLRAELAEALRAAKASPQAEPERSLMEDPGIASRWAEAVTALQPEQRVVEDAWLGTRLQEGTTVFEGAQGVLLDENWGFHPHTTWSTCTFDNVLALLREHGFDGPVHRLGVLRAYTPRHGEGPLPTENAALASALPEPHNSAAGWQGHFRVGSFDAVLARYALAACGGVDALAVTHLDRLSERWPVCTAYRAPLGCDGGSFLREPSDSPRVTALRLGHPGDLAYQEQLTRGLLQCEPWPEVLELGEDAEARAARFVSWIETTLRVPVKVTSHGPTSLNKRSRD
- a CDS encoding fibrinogen-like YCDxxxxGGGW domain-containing protein, with product MRWHWGTLVVGAILSLGSSPAWGSDALSLAKKELPTEIPPIHEYKNLDSVQNQNSEFSSSSGCPASGIVGFSVVGSGHVSSGEPTLLGYSGTYQNVGGGWIQGGGTFIAPCPGLYSFSVSFVKDAYYSAGTTDDVFVHIKQNGIDKGYAWSGEGAGYRDTGAYSVVLLLQDGDYIQTFVSSDGSSTRHLARYNFTGHLVKSSSLKANCREILEGGLSKGSGLYQVDFDDAAPLSPSWVYCDMTTDGGGWTLVMNQNPAERLPYNFSTVNPQNFGSLTETYRLGSSAIRALRPTTAWVLTDDSNRVYFQPTCMVEWETSLLNKPIGPCNQGFTSLGFSTPVSSVVTANGSMGIGQNNSGQYCSIRAFLYNQEPDTTRWPPGAALSCAGTTSQTIRLWFK
- a CDS encoding VWA domain-containing protein encodes the protein MGHGSYSYEAHEAMTRARSDRPVQEVFTQVHCHPLMDPRGVKIRESRDSPAHPRSLGIVFALDVTGSMGAIPDLLARQYLPTFMKTLLDSGVQDPQVLFMAVGDANHDRAPLQVGQFESAERQMDQWLTWTYLEGGGGEFGVESYELGMYFAARHTQMDCWAKRQHRGYFFMTGDERPYPYVSRKQIGELIGAPLEKDLPTEQVVDELQRTFEPFFLIPDLDRLRHCERAWRDLLGDRVISMENPVDTVAVAAGLVGLCEGVFPDLDALVRRLEKENMPRQRLGAVVRSLTPFAALLERDGVPKPRLSGSADLPTGEGSSGYGRR
- a CDS encoding SPFH domain-containing protein translates to MNVQEKLKEVLGVGGAAVQAAVVSLVAAAVASVRWLLLTRQGRWLTVGMGVTSAVVVLGTTLVSHPPVQVIEPAQVGIRVNLLTGGSSEVREGWVLRVPHVHRLYLYSLKDQVYRTERSLRADGPAPFQAAEGLSIGIEVTLRYSLDPARIPELAQRLPADVGREIVEPSVDGVLRRHFAQHTVREIFATHRAQIQKDIAAEITPLLREDGVVLRSVTLGNVDLPQQYRAGVEALLAEELSAEKMRYTLELKSKQVKESELSAEAEKVRREKNAEAAGSEEIIAAKAKAEAMRHVLPFKEKEIEQRRLEAEASKVSRLTQASAEADARRIEAQGEADARRKLAESDAYRVEVTGKAASEQLARDAELISRNPLLIQKTLADKLSDKIQVIIAPPQAGGFIAGGLLGQPQDAQYAKRAPPGAAYSQASEPSREPSEYGEE